In Psychrobacter immobilis, a single genomic region encodes these proteins:
- the guaB gene encoding IMP dehydrogenase, whose product MLRIVDEALTFDDVLLLPAYSEVLPKTADLTTRLTKNITLNLPLISAAMDTVTESEMAITMAQLGGMGILHKSMDIAKQATQVRRVKKFEAGTVVDPITVHPEMTIGDLLQLTQDNNISGVPVVERGTDNVVGIVTHRDWRFETNLSLPVSKIMTPKDQLVTVHEGESNENIKRLLHEHRIEKVIVIDDHFRLRGLITVNDFAKAENNPNACKDEQGRLRVGAAVGTGADTQARVEALIAADVDIIVVDTAHGHSKGVIDKVSWIKKHYPHVQVIGGNIATGDAALALRDAGADAVKVGIGPGSICTTRIIAGIGVPQISAIDNVASALKDSIPLIADGGIRYSGDMAKAIAAGASCIMVGSLMAGTEEAPGEVELFQGRYYKAYRGMGSLGAMSGSNGSSDRYFQDAKDGVEKLVPEGIEGRVPYKGPVAGIVNQLVGGLRSSMGYTGSATIEDMRTNPQFIKVTSAGMKESHVHDVQITKEAPNYRVN is encoded by the coding sequence ATGTTGCGAATTGTCGATGAAGCCTTAACCTTTGATGACGTTTTATTGTTGCCAGCTTATTCTGAAGTCTTGCCAAAAACTGCCGATCTGACTACCCGTTTGACCAAAAATATCACGCTGAATCTACCGCTGATTTCTGCCGCGATGGATACCGTGACCGAATCTGAAATGGCCATTACGATGGCACAGTTAGGCGGTATGGGTATCTTGCACAAGAGCATGGATATCGCCAAGCAAGCCACACAAGTACGTCGCGTCAAAAAATTTGAAGCAGGTACGGTCGTAGATCCGATCACTGTGCATCCAGAGATGACGATTGGTGATCTGCTACAGCTGACGCAAGATAATAATATCTCAGGCGTACCTGTGGTAGAAAGAGGTACTGATAATGTCGTGGGTATTGTGACTCACAGAGATTGGCGCTTTGAAACCAATCTGTCTTTGCCAGTCAGCAAAATCATGACGCCAAAAGATCAGTTGGTCACAGTACATGAAGGTGAAAGCAATGAAAACATCAAGCGTCTGCTACATGAACACCGCATTGAAAAAGTCATTGTTATCGACGATCATTTCCGCTTACGTGGTTTGATTACGGTTAATGATTTTGCAAAAGCTGAAAACAATCCAAATGCTTGTAAAGATGAGCAAGGTCGTCTACGTGTTGGTGCTGCTGTTGGTACTGGTGCAGATACCCAAGCGCGTGTTGAAGCGTTAATCGCTGCTGACGTCGATATCATCGTGGTTGATACCGCACATGGTCATTCAAAAGGCGTGATTGATAAGGTGTCTTGGATTAAAAAGCACTATCCACACGTACAAGTCATCGGTGGCAATATCGCAACAGGTGATGCTGCACTTGCACTACGTGATGCAGGCGCTGATGCGGTAAAAGTCGGTATTGGCCCTGGTTCTATCTGTACGACGCGTATCATCGCTGGTATCGGTGTGCCGCAAATCTCAGCCATCGATAACGTCGCTAGCGCATTAAAAGACAGTATTCCACTGATTGCTGATGGCGGTATTCGCTATTCAGGTGATATGGCAAAAGCCATCGCCGCTGGTGCTTCGTGCATCATGGTAGGCTCATTGATGGCTGGTACTGAAGAAGCCCCAGGCGAAGTAGAACTGTTCCAAGGTCGTTACTACAAAGCTTACCGCGGTATGGGTAGCCTTGGTGCGATGTCAGGCTCAAATGGCTCATCAGATCGTTACTTCCAAGATGCTAAAGATGGCGTAGAGAAATTAGTACCAGAAGGTATCGAAGGCCGAGTTCCTTATAAAGGTCCAGTTGCTGGTATTGTTAATCAGTTGGTTGGCGGTTTGCGCTCATCAATGGGTTATACTGGCTCTGCGACCATCGAAGATATGCGTACCAATCCGCAATTCATTAAGGTGACATCGGCGGGTATGAAAGAGTCGCATGTCCATGATGTTCAAATCACTAAAGAAGCACCGAACTATCGTGTGAATTAA
- a CDS encoding efflux MFS transporter permease, with translation MSTEYQFKPHERPFMLGSPATPDHPVRRKIFYLLIGIFIGLTASFQNGLLVANLTQIQGEMGLTPVEGGWISVAYNMTNACVTVLLYKIRQQFGMSLFSKITLFFLLAATSMQWLVSSNLLSTTTGISIEPYYLELVARGFSGVVASAMTVLSIFYCLQGMPTARRISGLILGFGLVQFGIPLSRIISPYLAVDGQLEGLFLFQVGLSLICFGLINILELPPGNTEKVFEKLDIVSFAFFASGLAALSVFLVQGRIQWWTMPWLSYPLIIAVVTISIALWIETHRKNPMLQVRWMRSRTIIAFMITGAVMRILLSEQSVGAAGLLANLGYGNDQLIVFYAIILVASILALVISIFTTKATDLRRPVIFAVALIAIGAWIDTGVSLNSAPYMFYFSQFIIAFAAVYFMGPMVFEGMFRAIANGPAYIISFSVIFGISQTIGGLAGAAGIQAFTTIRTQMHYADMVSSMNTTDPAMMTQMLQGVQRQATVAAYDDLFFLMAVSATITALYLLMVYFYYLYHKRNPLSKELAALAEMMGKK, from the coding sequence ATGAGTACTGAATACCAGTTTAAGCCCCATGAACGACCATTCATGCTTGGCTCGCCTGCCACCCCTGATCACCCTGTGCGCCGTAAAATATTTTATTTACTGATTGGTATTTTTATTGGCTTAACTGCCAGCTTTCAGAATGGTCTATTGGTCGCGAATCTCACTCAAATCCAAGGTGAAATGGGCTTAACACCAGTAGAAGGTGGCTGGATATCAGTCGCTTACAATATGACCAATGCTTGTGTCACGGTGCTGCTGTACAAAATTCGCCAGCAATTTGGCATGTCGTTATTTAGCAAAATCACTTTGTTCTTTTTATTGGCAGCCACCAGTATGCAGTGGTTGGTCAGTAGCAATCTGCTCAGTACAACGACTGGCATCAGCATCGAGCCTTATTATTTAGAGCTGGTTGCCCGTGGTTTTAGTGGTGTGGTGGCTAGTGCGATGACGGTATTGTCTATTTTTTATTGTCTACAAGGCATGCCAACTGCTCGGCGTATCAGCGGACTGATATTAGGGTTCGGCTTGGTGCAGTTTGGCATTCCACTGTCACGGATTATCTCGCCTTATTTAGCCGTTGATGGTCAGCTTGAAGGTTTATTTTTATTTCAAGTGGGATTATCGCTGATTTGCTTTGGGCTGATTAATATTCTTGAGCTACCGCCAGGCAATACCGAAAAGGTCTTTGAGAAGCTTGATATTGTCAGCTTTGCCTTTTTTGCCAGTGGTCTTGCCGCCCTATCCGTATTTTTAGTACAAGGTAGAATTCAATGGTGGACAATGCCTTGGCTTAGCTATCCACTGATTATTGCCGTCGTGACTATCTCGATTGCTTTATGGATTGAGACGCACCGCAAAAACCCTATGTTACAAGTGCGCTGGATGCGTAGTCGCACCATTATTGCCTTTATGATTACTGGTGCCGTCATGCGTATTTTGCTGTCTGAGCAAAGTGTGGGCGCCGCAGGATTATTAGCAAACCTTGGTTATGGTAATGACCAGCTGATTGTTTTTTATGCCATCATCTTGGTGGCTAGCATACTGGCATTAGTGATTAGCATTTTTACCACCAAAGCGACGGATCTGCGCCGACCAGTGATTTTTGCGGTTGCATTGATTGCGATTGGTGCATGGATAGATACGGGTGTGTCGCTGAACTCTGCCCCTTATATGTTCTATTTCAGTCAGTTTATAATCGCTTTTGCTGCCGTTTACTTTATGGGACCAATGGTATTTGAAGGTATGTTTCGCGCCATTGCTAACGGACCTGCCTATATTATTAGCTTTTCGGTTATTTTTGGTATCTCACAAACGATCGGCGGTTTAGCAGGCGCGGCAGGTATTCAAGCATTTACCACCATTCGTACTCAGATGCATTATGCCGATATGGTCAGTTCAATGAATACCACTGATCCTGCTATGATGACCCAAATGCTACAGGGTGTGCAACGTCAAGCAACGGTCGCCGCTTATGACGATTTATTCTTTTTGATGGCCGTGAGCGCCACCATCACCGCGCTATATTTATTGATGGTTTACTTTTATTACCTTTATCATAAACGCAATCCACTTAGTAAAGAACTTGCCGCATTGGCAGAAATGATGGGCAAAAAATAA
- the glmM gene encoding phosphoglucosamine mutase, translating to MSYFGTDGIRGKFGESPITPDFILKLGYVTGCVLIENNDNPARKPSVVIGKDTRLSGYVIEGALQAGFNAAGVDVHMLGPLPTPAIAHLTRSFNADAGVVISASHNPYYDNGIKLFSGDGKKLTDEMQNSINDKLKAIMSASEADNNVIMPILDPAQLGKNNRINDAKGRYIEFCKGSFPYQYDLSHLTVVVDCANGAGYSVAPRVMRELGANVIAINNTPDGININADCGSTHPEGLQKAVIEHEADVGIALDGDGDRIVMVDEAGNLVDGDGILYVLATQGQTKAKGVVGTLMSNMGLELALKAADIKFTRAKVGDRYVMHELEANGWILGGEPSGHILCLDKSRTGDAIIAGLQVLAVMEARGKALSDLTEGFEKLPQKLVNVRLSKMQDPFEHEELVAAFAKAQATLEGRGRLLIRQSGTEPMIRVMVESDDEIECDVLANDLADHIKAVLG from the coding sequence ATGAGCTACTTTGGCACCGATGGTATTCGCGGAAAATTCGGTGAGTCGCCGATCACACCAGACTTTATTTTAAAGTTGGGCTATGTGACGGGATGTGTGCTGATAGAGAATAATGACAATCCTGCTCGCAAGCCAAGCGTGGTCATTGGTAAGGATACGCGGCTGTCAGGCTATGTTATCGAAGGGGCATTGCAAGCGGGGTTTAATGCCGCTGGTGTTGATGTGCATATGCTTGGACCATTACCCACACCAGCGATTGCGCATTTGACCCGTAGTTTTAATGCAGATGCTGGGGTGGTTATTTCAGCGTCGCACAACCCTTACTATGATAACGGTATCAAGCTGTTTTCAGGTGATGGCAAAAAGCTGACTGATGAGATGCAAAACTCTATTAATGACAAGCTAAAAGCGATTATGAGTGCCTCTGAGGCGGACAATAACGTGATCATGCCTATTCTTGATCCAGCACAATTGGGGAAAAACAATCGAATTAATGATGCCAAAGGTCGCTATATCGAATTCTGTAAAGGCAGTTTTCCCTATCAGTACGACTTGAGTCATCTGACTGTCGTTGTAGATTGTGCCAATGGTGCAGGCTATAGCGTGGCACCGAGAGTCATGCGTGAGTTGGGTGCCAATGTGATTGCTATTAACAATACGCCTGATGGCATCAATATCAATGCCGACTGCGGCTCTACTCACCCTGAAGGCTTACAGAAAGCAGTGATTGAGCACGAGGCAGATGTCGGTATCGCACTAGACGGTGATGGTGATCGTATTGTGATGGTTGATGAGGCTGGTAATCTGGTCGACGGCGATGGCATTTTATACGTACTTGCTACCCAAGGTCAGACTAAGGCGAAAGGTGTGGTTGGTACGCTGATGAGTAACATGGGCTTAGAGCTGGCGCTCAAAGCGGCAGATATTAAATTTACGCGTGCAAAAGTAGGCGATCGTTATGTGATGCATGAGCTTGAAGCGAATGGCTGGATACTGGGCGGCGAACCATCGGGTCATATTCTATGTTTAGATAAGAGTCGTACGGGTGATGCCATTATCGCCGGCTTGCAAGTGCTTGCGGTGATGGAAGCACGTGGTAAAGCGCTAAGTGATTTGACCGAAGGCTTTGAAAAATTGCCACAAAAACTGGTCAATGTGCGCTTAAGTAAAATGCAAGATCCGTTTGAGCATGAAGAGCTGGTTGCTGCTTTTGCAAAAGCACAGGCTACTTTAGAGGGTCGCGGTCGTCTGCTCATTCGCCAATCAGGTACAGAACCTATGATACGTGTGATGGTTGAGTCAGATGATGAAATAGAATGTGATGTATTGGCAAATGATTTGGCTGACCATATCAAAGCAGTATTGGGTTAA
- a CDS encoding NADP-dependent oxidoreductase, with the protein MSFDKQQNQKTNRQIKLASRPTGEPKAENFDMVTSDIPSPNNNEMLLRTVYLSLDPYMRGRMSDAKSYADPLEVGDVMMGGTVAQVVESNIDKFAVGDLVVSNSGWQDYSVSNGEGVLKLDKNMSNPSYGLGVLGMPGFTGYMGLTDIGKPEKGETLVVAAATGPVGATVGQVGNQYGLRTVGVAGGKEKCDFAVNELGFDVCIDHKADDFAEQLKAACPDGIDIYYENVGGKVFDAVMPLLNAHARIPVCGLVSQYNATELPDGKDRLGVLMGNILSRRLTIKGFIIFEEYGDHFPEFLKTMSKWVESGDVKTKEYIAEGLDDAPNAFVRMLNGDNFGKTVVKVSEVE; encoded by the coding sequence ATGAGCTTTGATAAACAACAAAATCAAAAAACAAACCGTCAAATCAAATTGGCAAGCCGTCCAACAGGTGAGCCAAAAGCTGAAAACTTTGATATGGTAACCAGCGATATCCCATCGCCAAATAACAATGAAATGCTGCTGCGTACCGTTTACTTATCCTTAGATCCATACATGCGTGGACGTATGAGCGATGCGAAAAGCTATGCTGATCCGCTAGAAGTGGGTGATGTCATGATGGGTGGAACGGTTGCCCAAGTCGTTGAATCCAATATCGACAAATTTGCTGTGGGTGACTTAGTGGTCTCAAACTCAGGCTGGCAAGACTATAGCGTTAGTAATGGCGAAGGCGTCTTAAAGCTTGACAAAAACATGTCAAATCCTTCTTATGGTTTAGGTGTATTAGGTATGCCCGGCTTTACCGGTTACATGGGTTTGACCGACATCGGTAAGCCGGAAAAAGGGGAAACTTTGGTCGTCGCTGCTGCAACGGGTCCCGTTGGTGCAACGGTAGGTCAAGTTGGCAACCAATATGGCTTACGTACCGTTGGTGTGGCTGGTGGCAAAGAAAAATGTGACTTTGCTGTCAATGAGCTAGGCTTTGATGTCTGTATTGACCATAAAGCTGATGACTTTGCCGAGCAATTAAAAGCGGCGTGCCCAGATGGCATCGATATCTATTACGAAAACGTCGGTGGCAAAGTATTTGATGCCGTTATGCCATTATTAAATGCGCATGCACGTATCCCAGTCTGTGGTCTGGTCTCGCAATACAACGCCACCGAGCTGCCTGATGGTAAAGATCGTCTAGGCGTATTGATGGGCAACATTCTAAGCCGTCGTCTCACCATCAAAGGTTTTATTATTTTTGAAGAATATGGCGATCACTTCCCAGAATTCTTAAAAACCATGAGTAAATGGGTCGAGTCAGGCGATGTTAAAACCAAAGAATATATCGCTGAAGGCTTAGACGATGCACCAAACGCCTTTGTGCGCATGCTAAATGGCGATAACTTTGGTAAAACAGTGGTTAAAGTTTCTGAGGTTGAATAA
- a CDS encoding type 1 glutamine amidotransferase domain-containing protein — translation MNILMVLTSHDKLGDTGKKTGFWLEEFAAPYYAFIDAGVNVTLASPAGGQPPLDPSSDTEDTQTKDTKRFKEDSDAQKHLANTEKLADMKAEDFDSVFYPGGHGPLWDLAVDKNSINLIETFVKQDKPVAFVCHSPAALKNVKIDGEYLVKGKTVTGFTNSEEDAVGLTDVVPFLVEDALKANGGNYEKAADWESFVVEDGLLITGQNPASSEEAAKRLITKLKG, via the coding sequence ATGAATATTTTAATGGTACTAACCTCACATGATAAGTTGGGCGATACTGGTAAAAAAACGGGCTTTTGGCTAGAAGAATTTGCCGCGCCTTATTATGCTTTTATCGATGCCGGCGTCAATGTGACACTTGCTTCTCCTGCTGGCGGGCAGCCACCGCTTGATCCGAGCAGTGACACTGAAGACACCCAAACGAAAGATACCAAGCGTTTTAAAGAAGACAGCGATGCTCAAAAGCATCTTGCTAATACTGAAAAACTCGCTGATATGAAAGCTGAAGATTTTGATTCAGTCTTTTATCCAGGCGGTCATGGTCCACTATGGGACTTGGCAGTTGATAAAAATTCGATCAATTTGATTGAGACGTTTGTCAAACAAGACAAACCTGTCGCCTTTGTTTGTCATTCTCCAGCCGCTCTTAAAAATGTCAAAATTGACGGTGAGTATTTAGTCAAAGGCAAAACAGTGACTGGCTTTACCAATTCAGAAGAAGATGCCGTTGGTCTAACAGATGTCGTGCCATTCTTAGTAGAAGATGCACTAAAAGCCAATGGTGGTAACTATGAAAAAGCCGCTGATTGGGAATCATTTGTGGTCGAAGATGGCTTGCTGATTACTGGACAAAACCCAGCTTCATCAGAGGAAGCTGCCAAGCGCTTAATCACTAAGCTGAAAGGTTAA
- a CDS encoding HlyD family secretion protein has translation MSEDKLNDLDSHNQDTAQDATQNTAENNQTSSNAAAIEVPLNQSKNDDTASVAKKEDSIITSVADADETPMPPKEPIPDATGWSPKKKSYFNLGLLIALIIIGILLILYAWKLPPFTPTVQQTNNAFVKGQTTIISPQVSGYVTEVAVQDFENVQAGDLLVKIDDRAFLQQLEQAQANIEVAMTDRSSNAQDTGTSQAQIEARKADLYSAKVSVDSAREDVKRYQGLDAIGAVSKAEVAHAQAQLAQAQAGVQQAEANLQVALEASKKTSGSRSSLDANIKNAEAVAKQAQINLDNTIITAPESGQLSQVSVKAGQYVSAGTQLMYVVPKGVWIIANFKETQVANMTVGEPATIHVDALGGIKFRGHVSNISPATGSEFSAGAANPATGNYIKIAQRIPVRIDLEQGQPDLAQLRPGMSVSVDVDTKPN, from the coding sequence ATGAGCGAAGACAAATTAAATGATCTTGATAGCCATAATCAAGACACCGCTCAAGATGCCACCCAAAATACTGCTGAAAACAATCAGACATCATCCAATGCAGCAGCAATAGAGGTGCCTCTAAACCAATCGAAAAATGATGATACTGCGTCCGTAGCGAAAAAAGAGGACTCGATAATAACGTCCGTTGCTGATGCTGATGAAACGCCAATGCCGCCAAAAGAGCCTATTCCTGACGCTACGGGTTGGTCGCCTAAAAAGAAATCTTACTTTAACCTAGGCTTATTGATTGCACTAATCATTATTGGCATCCTTTTGATTCTTTATGCGTGGAAGCTACCGCCCTTTACGCCTACGGTTCAGCAGACTAATAATGCCTTTGTAAAAGGTCAAACAACGATTATCAGCCCGCAAGTTTCTGGCTATGTCACAGAAGTAGCAGTGCAAGATTTTGAAAATGTACAAGCAGGTGATTTATTGGTCAAGATAGACGACCGTGCCTTTTTGCAGCAGCTCGAACAAGCACAAGCCAATATCGAAGTCGCTATGACCGACCGCTCAAGCAATGCGCAAGATACGGGCACCAGTCAGGCGCAAATCGAAGCACGTAAAGCGGACTTATATAGTGCCAAAGTCAGCGTTGATAGTGCACGCGAAGATGTAAAGCGCTATCAAGGGCTTGATGCGATTGGCGCAGTATCCAAAGCTGAAGTTGCTCATGCCCAAGCTCAGCTCGCTCAAGCACAAGCTGGCGTGCAGCAAGCAGAAGCCAATTTACAAGTCGCCCTTGAGGCCAGCAAAAAAACCAGTGGTAGCCGCTCATCACTCGATGCCAATATTAAAAATGCAGAAGCAGTTGCTAAGCAAGCACAGATTAATTTAGACAATACGATTATTACTGCCCCTGAATCAGGACAACTGAGTCAAGTCAGCGTCAAAGCGGGACAATATGTCAGCGCGGGCACACAGCTCATGTATGTGGTGCCAAAAGGCGTGTGGATTATCGCCAATTTTAAAGAAACCCAAGTGGCAAATATGACTGTCGGTGAGCCTGCAACTATTCATGTGGATGCGCTAGGCGGCATTAAGTTTCGAGGTCATGTCAGCAATATCTCACCAGCGACTGGCAGTGAATTTAGCGCAGGCGCGGCAAACCCTGCAACTGGCAATTATATTAAAATAGCTCAGCGTATTCCGGTACGAATAGATTTAGAGCAAGGACAACCTGATCTTGCGCAATTGCGCCCCGGTATGTCGGTGTCGGTCGATGTCGATACTAAACCGAACTAG
- a CDS encoding glutathione S-transferase family protein, with amino-acid sequence MIRLHHLNQSRSLRILWLLEELGVPYEIISHQRDPNTHLAPDSLKAVHPLGKSPVIEMDGQLYAESGAITELLIERFAPERLRPTTDSVDYGHYLQWINFAESSLMLPLLLELFTKKAGIVDNDFLDGYISQEKHRLLSYLNEEVADKSFIVGHKLSGADFMLSFDLIMLAKREALDDYPHIKQYALQLASLDSYQRSMRLEANYDHSI; translated from the coding sequence ATGATTCGCTTACATCATCTCAATCAGTCTCGCTCATTACGTATTTTATGGCTTTTAGAAGAGCTGGGCGTGCCTTATGAGATCATTAGTCATCAACGCGATCCTAATACTCATTTGGCACCAGACAGTTTAAAGGCGGTACATCCACTCGGTAAATCTCCGGTTATTGAGATGGATGGTCAACTTTATGCTGAATCAGGTGCAATCACTGAGTTATTGATTGAGCGATTTGCGCCAGAGCGCTTACGTCCTACGACTGATAGCGTAGACTATGGACATTATCTGCAATGGATTAACTTTGCTGAAAGCTCGCTCATGTTGCCGTTATTACTGGAGCTATTTACCAAAAAAGCCGGTATCGTCGATAACGATTTTTTAGATGGTTATATCAGTCAAGAAAAACACAGACTGTTGAGCTATCTAAACGAGGAAGTTGCAGATAAGTCATTTATCGTTGGTCATAAGCTAAGCGGCGCTGACTTTATGCTGTCTTTTGACTTAATCATGCTGGCTAAGCGTGAAGCGTTAGATGATTATCCGCATATCAAGCAGTATGCTTTACAACTCGCCAGTCTTGATAGCTATCAGCGCAGCATGCGTTTAGAGGCGAATTATGATCACTCTATTTAG
- a CDS encoding mechanosensitive ion channel family protein, which translates to MNILKKSIVGGHRIAIDTDSDHYPNAQRWNVRASTLSLLLVFFIVSMSAVFAPANAASTSDSEQAADEQSSSSSTSISKPDNLAEYATQKINTIKDESLSISGVAEEIFDPTERNAVEQAGNLQGDSGLTGEYNEGYYLLDKLNVGLPPLSELPNLTTPLATLEFFQSAVMKQQYDLAAYALNMNLIDQKIQRNHALDLSKRLDFLLTEKELYVFDDLPDRPDGLIEPPLGNTSSIMGIPRRSIQLGYIDYRERRVPIYLQRVRVGEAAPIWVFSAQTVDNIDNLYEQYHPAEFERYLPGWLKLKIFSIALWEFLALALFFLVTMGVGWLLSKGTEKIISRYIDDEKYSNYVGSTNGVADLVNKLTVPLTFTISFLLVFTLVSGGFPYLDAVASSTRPLIWIGLVFSTLWLGIRVINFFANRYQSLQIENLAEEHFDKERRRRTYVSIFRRVFIFVMILGSIWIGLSEFANMEGLGKTLLTSAGIAGVVIGIAAQPILGNIIAGVQVAVTQPVRIGDSVIMDGNFSTVEDLRYTYAVLKTWDERRLIVPMRELITETVENWSHTEVHQTCPVFLYVDYGADIDAIRQQFISAVKDNKLWDNKTEPEMFVVEVTANIIHLRGAVSAVGPIEAWTLACEIREQMLNYLYSKQKAYLPAERLILKGQDQ; encoded by the coding sequence ATGAATATTCTCAAAAAAAGCATTGTTGGCGGTCATCGTATAGCAATTGATACCGACAGTGACCACTATCCTAACGCCCAGCGTTGGAATGTGCGCGCCAGTACTTTGTCATTACTATTGGTTTTTTTTATAGTCAGCATGAGTGCTGTGTTTGCACCCGCTAATGCCGCAAGCACTAGCGATAGCGAACAAGCTGCGGATGAGCAGTCTAGCTCATCATCAACTTCAATCAGTAAGCCCGATAATCTGGCTGAATATGCCACTCAGAAAATCAATACAATTAAAGACGAAAGCCTCAGCATCTCTGGCGTTGCAGAAGAAATATTTGATCCTACCGAGCGCAATGCAGTAGAGCAAGCGGGTAATTTGCAGGGCGATTCTGGACTGACGGGTGAATACAATGAAGGTTATTATTTGCTAGACAAGCTCAATGTAGGCTTACCGCCATTGTCTGAACTGCCAAATTTAACCACACCACTGGCGACTTTAGAGTTTTTTCAGTCAGCGGTCATGAAGCAACAATACGACTTGGCTGCTTATGCACTCAACATGAATTTAATCGATCAGAAAATTCAGCGTAACCACGCGCTTGATTTATCAAAACGGTTGGATTTTTTGTTAACGGAAAAAGAGCTTTACGTCTTTGATGATCTGCCAGATCGCCCAGATGGTTTAATCGAGCCGCCACTTGGCAATACCAGTAGTATCATGGGTATCCCTAGACGTTCGATTCAGCTAGGCTATATCGACTATCGTGAGCGCCGTGTCCCCATCTATTTGCAAAGAGTACGGGTTGGTGAAGCTGCGCCTATTTGGGTGTTTTCTGCACAGACCGTTGATAATATCGACAATCTCTATGAGCAATATCATCCAGCGGAATTTGAGCGTTATTTACCTGGATGGTTAAAACTTAAGATTTTCAGTATCGCACTATGGGAGTTTTTGGCATTAGCACTGTTTTTCTTAGTGACCATGGGAGTAGGATGGTTGCTCAGTAAAGGCACGGAAAAAATCATCAGCCGTTATATTGACGATGAAAAATACAGCAATTATGTTGGTAGTACTAATGGCGTGGCAGATTTGGTTAATAAGCTGACCGTGCCGTTGACTTTTACCATCAGTTTTTTGCTCGTCTTTACTTTAGTGTCAGGCGGCTTTCCTTATTTGGATGCGGTAGCTTCATCGACTCGTCCGCTTATCTGGATTGGGCTAGTATTTAGCACCTTATGGCTTGGCATTCGCGTTATTAACTTTTTTGCTAATCGCTATCAAAGCCTACAAATTGAAAATCTGGCTGAAGAGCACTTTGATAAAGAGCGCCGTCGCCGTACTTATGTATCGATATTTCGCCGCGTCTTTATTTTTGTCATGATTTTGGGCAGTATTTGGATTGGTCTCAGTGAATTTGCCAACATGGAAGGTCTTGGCAAAACGCTATTGACCTCGGCTGGTATCGCAGGCGTGGTCATCGGAATTGCCGCGCAGCCGATACTGGGTAACATTATTGCTGGGGTACAGGTGGCCGTGACCCAGCCGGTACGGATTGGCGACAGTGTGATAATGGATGGCAATTTTAGTACCGTTGAAGACCTGCGTTATACGTATGCGGTACTCAAAACATGGGATGAACGTCGATTAATCGTGCCGATGCGTGAACTGATCACCGAAACGGTAGAAAACTGGTCACATACAGAAGTACATCAGACCTGTCCTGTGTTTTTATATGTCGATTATGGTGCAGATATTGATGCCATTCGCCAGCAATTTATATCGGCGGTCAAAGACAATAAGCTTTGGGACAACAAAACTGAGCCTGAAATGTTTGTCGTTGAGGTGACTGCCAACATTATTCACCTGCGCGGCGCTGTTTCAGCGGTAGGTCCTATAGAAGCATGGACACTGGCCTGTGAGATACGTGAGCAGATGTTGAATTACTTATATAGCAAACAAAAAGCTTATCTGCCTGCTGAACGTTTGATATTGAAGGGTCAAGACCAGTAA
- the pdxH gene encoding pyridoxamine 5'-phosphate oxidase, with product MDFTDQRLSYEKGELDQQSVPDSPSELLKEWMNEAIAQKVQEPYAMSLATCGADNKPSVRIVLMREITENGVVFYTNYESAKGQDIAENPNAEALFFWQELERQVRISGSIAKIDANKSAAYFQKRPHDSQVGAWVSQPQSGEVADREVMQTKFDELQNQYPESSQVPTPAFWGGYEISIHEIEFWQGRANRMHDRIVYTKDNGESWTTKRLLP from the coding sequence ATGGATTTTACCGATCAGCGTTTGTCATACGAAAAAGGTGAGCTTGATCAACAGTCCGTCCCAGACTCTCCATCTGAGCTACTAAAAGAATGGATGAATGAGGCAATAGCACAAAAGGTGCAAGAGCCTTATGCGATGAGTCTGGCGACGTGCGGTGCTGATAATAAACCTAGCGTGCGCATCGTACTTATGCGTGAGATTACCGAAAATGGTGTGGTGTTTTATACCAACTATGAAAGCGCTAAAGGTCAAGATATTGCCGAAAACCCGAATGCCGAAGCGCTATTCTTTTGGCAAGAGCTGGAGCGTCAAGTACGTATTAGTGGCAGTATTGCTAAAATCGATGCTAATAAGTCAGCTGCTTACTTTCAAAAGCGTCCTCACGACAGTCAAGTGGGTGCGTGGGTCAGTCAACCTCAAAGTGGCGAAGTTGCTGATCGTGAGGTGATGCAAACCAAGTTTGATGAGCTACAAAATCAGTATCCAGAAAGTAGCCAAGTGCCAACACCAGCGTTTTGGGGTGGTTATGAGATTAGCATTCATGAGATTGAGTTTTGGCAAGGTCGTGCCAATCGTATGCATGACCGTATTGTCTATACTAAAGACAATGGTGAAAGCTGGACTACCAAGCGCCTTTTGCCGTAA